Genomic DNA from Marinobacter sp. MDS2:
TCAGGTGTTCACGTGGCAGCAAAGCTTCAGCGTTGCTGCCCAGATCCACGATGACGTTGTCCCGGGTGACCTTTTTGACGGTACCGGAAACCAGCTCACCAACGCGATCGCGGTAGCTGTCTACGATCTTGGAACGCTCGGCTTCACGCACTTTCTGGAAGATAATCTGTTTTGCAGCCTGCGCACCGATACGGCCGAAAGCAACGGATTCCGTCTGCTCTTCGTACATATCACCTGGCTGCAGCGACGAATCGATTTCTTCCGCTTCCTGCATGGTCAGCTCGGTGCCCAATGCGGGAACCGCGTCATTATCTACCACCAACCAGCGGCGGAAAGTTTCGTATTCGCCAGTACGGCGATCGATGGAAACGCGGATATCCGCCTCTTCATCTTCGTAACGCTTTTTGGCAGCAGTGGCGAGCGCAAGCTCGATGGCCTCAAAAATCACGTCCTTGTCGACGCCCTTCTCGTTCGAGACGGTTTCCACTACCAGCAAGATCTCTTTACTCATGCGATTGCCCTGCCTTCAAAATAATCAATACATCTAAGAATTCTTGAATACACTTATTCAAAAACCGGAACGATATTGGCTTTATCAATACTGTCGAACGGCAACAAGTATTCGTGATCGTCTACCACGATAACCACCTCGTCACCTTCCACACCTTTGATCAGGCCCTGGAATTTTCGGCGCCCCTCAAAAGCCATACGGAGTTTGAGCTGGACTTTATGCCCAACAAACGCCTGATAATGCTCAAGACGAAACAACGGGCGATCCATCCCCGGGGATGAAACCTCCAACGTATATTCACTCTGGATGGGATCTTCCACATCCATTACGCCACTGACTTGCCGACTCACCTTTTCGCAGTCTTCAATGCCAATACCGTTTTCGGCGTCATCGATAAACACCCGCAGCATCGACTGGTAGCCACGAGAACGAAATTCGATACCCCAAAACTCATATCCGAGCCCTTCTACAACCGGGCGCAGTATCTCTTCGAGTTGATTAAGCTTGGCTGACAAGTGTCGCCGCCTCCGTCTTGAGAATTTTCAATGTACAAAAACAAAAAAAGGGCTGTTGAGCAGCCCTTTTATGCACTAGGGCCCTTGCGCCAGGCCCCTTAATCAAAAAGCCCCTGAAATCGGGGCTTTTTGTTGCAAGAATTCGCAGAAAGCCAAACCCAAAACGGCTAACTGCCGACAGACACCTGGCCTGCCTGGAAGTCAGGATGAATCACTGACTCCAATATCCGCGGAAGTATAGAGATACGAAGCGGATCGGTCAAGGACTGACCAAACAAAGACGGCCTGGATAAACCAAGCCGTCTTTGTTGAAAATTGGTGCCCAGGGCCGGACTCGAACCGGCACAGCTCTCGCTACCACCCCCTCAAGATGGCGTGTCTACCAATTTCACCACCTGGGCAAAAACTCTTACTCGAGCTCTGGAAGCTCGTTTTCTTTCGTCTCGCTGCTTGCGCCTTCGTCCAGAGCAGGAACCTGCTCTGCTGAGGATTCCTGAAGCATCGGGATACCGGCTTCGCCGGCCACTTCAGCACGCTGCTTGGCAAAAATCGCAAGCGAGAAACTTGTCACGAAAAACACAACCGCCATCAAGGTGGTTACACGGGTCAGAAAGCTGCCGCTACCCTGACTACCAAAAACGGTCTGGGAAGCGCCACCACCGAAGGCCGCACCGGCATCAGCACCCTTGCCCTGCTGAATCAGGACGACACCAACCAGCGCCACGGCGATAACGACGTGAACTACAACTACCAGTGTTTCGATCCAATCCATACAGACTCTCGTATTCGTTTCGGCTTAGCTACCCACCGGGAATGACCGGCAGATACTAATAAACTCGTCAGCCTTAAGGGAAGCGCCACCTATAAGACCACCATCGATATCGGGCTCTGAAAACAGAGCGGCAGCATTATCCGCTTTTACACTGCCGCCGTAAAGTACCGAAATCTCTTCTGCGGGTGCATCCATTGTTTTCAGGACGCTTCGAATCTCCGCATGCATCGCCTGGGCATCATCAGCCGTAGCTGTCTTGCCCGTACCTATGGCCCAAACCGGCTCATAAGCCACTACAACTCCTTGCCACTGGTCACCTGCAACTCCGGCCAAACCCTTTCTGACCTGCTCGGCAACCACACGCTCTGCTTCACCAGCCTCACGCTGCTCCAGCGTTTCACCGACACAAAGCACTGCCGTCAATCCACTTTCGAGCACGCGCCCAACCTTGCGGGCTGCGACATCAT
This window encodes:
- the tpiA gene encoding triose-phosphate isomerase; translation: MRRKIVAGNWKMNGSKDLVQQLVGVICDRAVGLDDAAEVVVIPPAPYVPLVQQQSDGKLALGLQNVSEWQSGAYTGEVSADMAKDLGCSFVLVGHSERRQLFGESDDVAARKVGRVLESGLTAVLCVGETLEQREAGEAERVVAEQVRKGLAGVAGDQWQGVVVAYEPVWAIGTGKTATADDAQAMHAEIRSVLKTMDAPAEEISVLYGGSVKADNAAALFSEPDIDGGLIGGASLKADEFISICRSFPVGS
- the rimP gene encoding ribosome maturation factor RimP codes for the protein MSAKLNQLEEILRPVVEGLGYEFWGIEFRSRGYQSMLRVFIDDAENGIGIEDCEKVSRQVSGVMDVEDPIQSEYTLEVSSPGMDRPLFRLEHYQAFVGHKVQLKLRMAFEGRRKFQGLIKGVEGDEVVIVVDDHEYLLPFDSIDKANIVPVFE
- the secG gene encoding preprotein translocase subunit SecG, with protein sequence MDWIETLVVVVHVVIAVALVGVVLIQQGKGADAGAAFGGGASQTVFGSQGSGSFLTRVTTLMAVVFFVTSFSLAIFAKQRAEVAGEAGIPMLQESSAEQVPALDEGASSETKENELPELE